The following are from one region of the Cellulomonas sp. WB94 genome:
- a CDS encoding MmgE/PrpD family protein produces the protein MSVRHTVRVHPSAELLPRSAQLAWALAELAADPVEVDHDVAEMIVNRVIDDMAVAAASLLRAPVVAARAQALTHPASRGGVGATVVGLERSDRTSPEWAAWANGVAVRELDFHDTFLAAEYSHPGDTIPPILAVAQHVGSSGHDVVRAIATAYEVQVSLVRSISLHEHKIDHVAHLGPAVAAGLGTLLRLDPAITFHAIGQALHTTTATRQSRKGEISTWKAYAPAFAGKVAIEAVDRAMRGQTSPTPIYEGEDGVIAWLLDGPEAAYEVTLPGPGEAKRAILETYTKEHSAEYQSQALIDLARRLHREHPETGDPARVRSVVLHTSHHTHVVIGSGAYDPQKYDPTATRETLDHSIPYILAVALQDGGWHHVDSYSPARAARPDTVALWHKITTREDAGWTRRYHADDPAEKAFGGRLEITLDDGSVIVEEIAVADAHPLGARPFARPEYVRKLRTLAAGVLEDAEVDRFLGVVQRLGELRAGEVTDVTVTARQGLLAGVTAPEGLF, from the coding sequence ATGAGCGTCCGCCACACCGTGCGGGTCCACCCGAGCGCCGAACTGCTCCCCCGGTCCGCGCAGCTCGCCTGGGCCCTGGCCGAGCTGGCGGCCGACCCGGTCGAGGTCGACCACGACGTGGCCGAGATGATCGTCAACCGCGTCATCGACGACATGGCCGTCGCGGCCGCGTCGCTCCTGCGCGCCCCCGTCGTCGCGGCCCGCGCCCAGGCCCTGACGCACCCGGCCTCCCGGGGTGGGGTCGGCGCGACGGTGGTCGGTCTCGAGCGCAGCGACCGGACGAGTCCCGAGTGGGCGGCGTGGGCCAACGGCGTGGCGGTCCGCGAGCTCGACTTCCACGACACGTTCCTCGCGGCGGAGTACTCCCACCCGGGCGACACCATCCCGCCGATCCTCGCCGTCGCGCAGCATGTGGGGTCGAGCGGGCACGACGTCGTCCGCGCGATCGCGACCGCCTACGAGGTGCAGGTCTCGCTCGTGCGGTCGATCAGCCTGCACGAGCACAAGATCGACCACGTCGCCCACCTCGGCCCGGCCGTCGCCGCGGGGCTCGGCACCCTGCTGCGCCTCGATCCCGCGATCACGTTCCATGCCATCGGGCAGGCGCTGCACACCACCACGGCGACCCGGCAGTCACGCAAGGGCGAGATCTCGACGTGGAAGGCCTACGCCCCCGCGTTCGCCGGCAAGGTCGCGATCGAGGCCGTCGACCGGGCGATGCGCGGTCAGACCTCACCGACCCCGATCTACGAGGGCGAGGACGGGGTCATCGCGTGGCTGCTCGACGGTCCCGAGGCCGCGTACGAGGTGACGCTGCCGGGACCCGGCGAGGCCAAGCGCGCGATCCTCGAGACGTACACCAAGGAGCACTCCGCCGAGTACCAGTCGCAGGCGCTCATCGACCTGGCGCGCCGGCTGCACCGGGAGCACCCCGAGACCGGCGACCCGGCGAGGGTCCGCTCGGTCGTTCTGCACACGTCCCACCACACGCACGTCGTGATCGGCTCGGGCGCCTACGACCCGCAGAAGTACGACCCCACCGCGACGCGTGAGACCCTCGACCACTCGATCCCGTACATCCTTGCGGTCGCCCTGCAGGACGGCGGCTGGCACCACGTCGACTCCTACTCCCCCGCACGCGCCGCCCGGCCCGACACGGTGGCCCTCTGGCACAAGATCACCACGCGCGAGGACGCCGGGTGGACCCGGCGCTACCACGCTGACGACCCGGCCGAGAAGGCGTTCGGCGGGCGGCTCGAGATCACGCTCGACGACGGGAGCGTGATCGTGGAGGAGATCGCCGTGGCGGACGCCCATCCCCTGGGCGCGCGGCCGTTCGCCCGTCCCGAGTACGTCCGCAAGCTCCGGACCCTCGCGGCCGGGGTGCTCGAGGACGCTGAGGTCGACCGGTTCCTCGGAGTGGTGCAGCGGCTCGGAGAGCTCCGGGCCGGCGAGGTGACAGATGTGACGGTGACGGCCCGGCAGGGCCTCCTGGCGGGCGTCACCGCACCGGAAGGACTGTTCTGA
- the prpB gene encoding methylisocitrate lyase — MLYATTTASAKRQTLRARLASGDLLRLPGAFNPLSARLIQAKGFDGVYVSGAVVAADLGLPDIGLTTATEVAARAGQIARMTDLPTLVDADTGFGEPMNVARTVQALEDAGVAGCHIEDQVNPKRCGHLDGKQVVDQQAALQRIRAAVEGRRDPDFLVMARTDVRAVRGLDAAIDRAKALVDAGADAIFPEALLGPAELEAFRAAIDVPLLANMTEFGKGDLLTATQLAELGYNIVIYPVTLLRLAMGAAEAGLDTILAEGTQASLLDRMQHRSALYDLVDYAGYGQFDAGVFDFEL; from the coding sequence ATGCTCTATGCCACGACCACGGCGTCGGCCAAGCGCCAGACCCTGCGCGCACGCCTCGCGAGCGGGGACCTGCTCCGCCTGCCCGGGGCGTTCAACCCCCTGTCGGCCCGGCTCATCCAGGCCAAGGGGTTCGACGGCGTGTACGTCTCGGGCGCGGTCGTCGCAGCCGACCTGGGCCTGCCCGACATCGGCCTGACGACCGCGACCGAGGTCGCAGCACGCGCCGGGCAGATCGCGCGCATGACCGACCTCCCGACGCTCGTCGACGCCGACACCGGGTTCGGCGAGCCCATGAACGTCGCGCGCACCGTCCAGGCGCTCGAGGACGCCGGCGTGGCCGGCTGCCACATCGAGGACCAGGTCAACCCCAAGCGCTGCGGTCACCTGGACGGCAAGCAGGTCGTCGACCAGCAGGCGGCGCTCCAGCGGATCCGCGCAGCCGTCGAGGGCCGACGCGACCCGGACTTCCTCGTCATGGCGCGCACCGACGTCCGCGCCGTCCGGGGGCTCGACGCGGCGATCGACCGCGCCAAGGCCCTCGTCGACGCCGGTGCCGACGCGATCTTCCCCGAGGCGCTCCTCGGCCCGGCCGAGCTCGAGGCCTTCCGCGCGGCGATCGACGTCCCGCTGCTCGCCAACATGACCGAGTTCGGCAAGGGCGATCTCCTGACCGCCACGCAGCTCGCCGAGCTTGGCTACAACATCGTCATCTACCCGGTCACGCTCCTGCGGCTCGCGATGGGCGCCGCCGAGGCGGGCCTCGACACGATCCTGGCCGAGGGCACGCAGGCATCGCTGCTGGACCGGATGCAGCACAGGTCTGCGCTGTACGACCTCGTCGACTACGCGGGCTATGGACAGTTCGACGCCGGGGTGTTCGACTTCGAGCTCTGA
- a CDS encoding bifunctional 2-methylcitrate synthase/citrate synthase gives MTTDRSADDTPTTDDRPTIHKGLAGVVVDTTTISSIDKATSTLLYRGYPVPDLAARCRFEQVAYLLWHGELPSDDELEDFEHTERSERAVPDPVIAAITAMPRSTHPMDVLRTAVSVTGAFDTGSSDLSREGELARSVRLMAQLPAMVAFDQRRRHGKELVAPRDDLGYADNFLNMTFGSVPDPEVVRAFEISMVLYAEHSFNASTFTARVIASTLSDLYSAVTGAIGALKGPLHGGANEAVLATLLEIGTPDRVEQWLTDTLARKAKVMGFGHRVYRHGDSRVPTMKAALDGLVAHFGRQDLAEVADTLEAAMRAHTGIEPNLDYPTGPAYHLMGFDAPTFTPLFAASRVVGWTAHVMEQHAANALIRPLSQYEGPALRAVPLA, from the coding sequence ATGACCACCGACCGCAGCGCTGACGACACCCCGACGACCGACGACCGCCCGACGATCCACAAGGGGCTCGCGGGGGTCGTCGTCGACACGACCACCATCTCGTCGATCGACAAGGCCACCAGCACCCTGCTGTACCGCGGCTACCCCGTGCCGGACCTCGCGGCCCGGTGCCGGTTCGAGCAGGTGGCCTACCTCCTGTGGCACGGCGAGCTGCCGAGCGACGACGAGCTCGAGGACTTCGAGCACACGGAACGGTCCGAGCGCGCGGTGCCGGACCCCGTGATCGCGGCGATCACGGCCATGCCGCGTTCCACCCATCCGATGGACGTGCTGCGCACCGCGGTCAGCGTGACGGGGGCGTTCGACACGGGTTCGAGCGACCTGTCCCGTGAGGGCGAGCTGGCCCGGTCGGTCCGGCTGATGGCCCAGCTGCCCGCGATGGTCGCGTTCGACCAGCGCCGACGACACGGCAAGGAGCTCGTGGCGCCGCGCGACGACCTCGGCTACGCCGACAACTTCCTGAACATGACATTCGGGTCCGTGCCCGACCCTGAGGTCGTGCGGGCGTTCGAGATCTCGATGGTCCTGTACGCCGAGCACTCCTTCAACGCGTCGACCTTCACGGCCCGGGTCATCGCGTCGACCCTGTCGGACCTCTACTCCGCCGTCACGGGCGCGATCGGCGCGCTCAAGGGCCCGCTGCACGGTGGGGCGAACGAGGCCGTCCTGGCCACGCTCCTCGAGATCGGCACGCCCGACCGCGTCGAGCAGTGGCTCACGGACACCCTGGCGCGCAAGGCCAAGGTCATGGGGTTCGGTCACCGCGTCTACCGCCACGGCGACTCCCGGGTGCCGACGATGAAGGCCGCGCTCGACGGCCTCGTCGCGCACTTCGGTCGCCAGGACCTGGCGGAGGTCGCCGACACCCTCGAGGCAGCGATGCGCGCGCACACGGGGATCGAACCGAACCTCGACTACCCCACGGGCCCCGCCTACCACCTCATGGGGTTCGACGCCCCGACGTTCACGCCGCTGTTCGCCGCCAGCCGGGTCGTCGGCTGGACCGCTCACGTGATGGAGCAGCACGCCGCCAACGCGCTCATCCGACCCCTGAGCCAGTACGAGGGCCCGGCGCTGCGGGCAGTCCCCCTCGCCTGA
- the pyk gene encoding pyruvate kinase: MRRAKIVCTIGPATESVEQIQALVDAGMDVARLNRSHGDTEVHQRVYDNVRAASQASGRSVAVLVDLQGPKIRLGRFVEEKHELAVGDTFTITTEDVPGTKELVSTTHKGLPNDARVGDPILIDDGRILLRVTAVDGPRVVTRVEVGGPVSNNKGLNLPGVAVSVPAMSDKDEADLRWAVRVGADIIALSFVRSAADYDDVRRIMEEEGRVLPVIAKIEKPQAVENLAEIVAAFDGIMVARGDLGVELPLEQVPVVQKRAVELARRNAKPVIVATQVLESMITNPRPTRAETSDCANAVLDGADAVMLSGETSVGDYPIECVRTMARIIEVTEELGRERMAPLGSTPHTRGGAITRAAAEIGETLGVKYLVTFTQSGDSARRMSRLRSAIPLLAFTPLTAVRSVLSLTWGVQTYKTPTITSTDEMVKQVDQTLRANGLAEVGDYVVVVAGAPVGVVGSTNSIVVHKIGDE, from the coding sequence ATGCGCAGAGCAAAGATCGTATGCACCATCGGTCCCGCGACCGAGTCCGTCGAGCAGATCCAGGCACTCGTCGACGCCGGTATGGACGTCGCCCGGCTGAACCGCAGCCACGGCGACACCGAGGTCCACCAGCGCGTCTACGACAACGTCCGCGCCGCGTCGCAGGCGTCCGGCCGCTCGGTCGCCGTCCTCGTCGACCTGCAGGGCCCGAAGATCCGCCTCGGCCGGTTCGTCGAGGAGAAGCACGAGCTGGCGGTCGGCGACACCTTCACCATCACGACCGAGGATGTCCCCGGCACCAAGGAGCTCGTCTCCACGACCCACAAGGGTCTCCCGAACGACGCCCGCGTCGGCGACCCGATCCTCATCGACGACGGCCGCATCCTCCTGCGGGTCACCGCGGTCGACGGCCCCCGCGTCGTCACCCGCGTCGAGGTCGGCGGTCCGGTCTCGAACAACAAGGGTCTGAACCTGCCGGGTGTCGCCGTCTCGGTCCCCGCGATGAGCGACAAGGACGAGGCCGACCTCCGCTGGGCGGTCCGCGTCGGCGCCGACATCATCGCGCTGTCGTTCGTCCGCTCCGCGGCCGACTACGACGACGTCCGCCGCATCATGGAGGAAGAGGGCCGGGTCCTCCCGGTCATCGCGAAGATCGAGAAGCCGCAGGCCGTCGAGAACCTCGCCGAGATCGTCGCCGCGTTCGACGGCATCATGGTCGCGCGTGGCGACCTCGGGGTCGAGCTTCCGCTCGAGCAGGTCCCGGTCGTGCAGAAGCGGGCCGTCGAGCTGGCCCGCCGCAACGCCAAGCCGGTCATCGTCGCGACGCAGGTGCTCGAGTCGATGATCACGAACCCGCGTCCGACGCGGGCCGAGACGTCGGACTGCGCGAACGCCGTCCTCGACGGTGCGGACGCGGTCATGCTCTCGGGCGAGACGAGCGTCGGCGACTACCCGATCGAGTGCGTCCGGACGATGGCCCGGATCATCGAGGTGACCGAGGAGCTCGGACGTGAGCGGATGGCGCCGCTCGGCTCCACGCCGCACACGCGTGGCGGGGCGATCACTCGCGCTGCTGCCGAGATCGGCGAGACCCTCGGGGTGAAGTACCTCGTGACGTTCACGCAGTCCGGTGACTCCGCGCGGCGGATGTCGCGGCTGCGCTCGGCGATCCCGCTGCTCGCGTTCACGCCGCTCACCGCGGTGCGCAGCGTGCTCTCCCTCACGTGGGGCGTCCAGACGTACAAGACGCCCACGATCACCAGCACCGACGAGATGGTCAAGCAGGTCGACCAGACCCTGCGTGCGAACGGTCTCGCGGAGGTCGGCGACTACGTCGTGGTCGTCGCCGGCGCACCGGTCGGTGTCGTCGGGTCGACCAACTCGATCGTCGTGCACAAGATCGGTGACGAGTAG
- a CDS encoding glutamate synthase subunit beta, translating into MADPTGFLKVRERELPPDRPVAVRLLDWSEVHAHRPGDTGDLEVLTRQAGRCMDCGVPFCHNGCPLGNLIPDWNDLAWRGQWADASERLHATNNFPEFTGRICPAPCESSCVLGINQPPVTIKNVEVTIVDEAFARGFVVPLIPDRLTGQTVAVVGSGPAGLAAAQQLTRAGHTVAVYERADRVGGLLRYGIPEFKLEKRHVDRRIAQMEAEGTVFRTGVEVGVDISGRELRDRYDAVLLAVGSTTARDLVVPGRELGGILQAMAFLPDANRVAVGDVVEAQVTAAGKDVVIIGGGDTGADCLGTSLRQGARSVVQLEIMPHPPTARPDAQPWPTYPMLYRVASAHEEGGERLYAVSTQEFRGDDDGNVRALQLVEVAMVDGRFEQVPGTEHEIPAQLVLLALGFTGPEQGPLLDQLEVELGPRGAVARADDFATSVPGVYVAGDAGRGQSLVVWAIAEGRAAAAAVDTYLTGGTELPAPVAATTMSLRP; encoded by the coding sequence GTGGCTGACCCGACCGGATTCCTGAAGGTTCGTGAGCGCGAGCTGCCACCGGACCGCCCCGTCGCGGTGCGGCTGCTCGACTGGTCCGAGGTGCATGCGCACCGCCCGGGCGACACCGGCGACCTCGAGGTCCTCACGCGGCAGGCGGGTCGCTGCATGGACTGCGGCGTGCCGTTCTGCCACAACGGGTGCCCGTTGGGCAACCTCATCCCGGACTGGAACGACCTCGCGTGGCGTGGGCAGTGGGCGGACGCGAGCGAGCGTCTGCACGCCACGAACAACTTCCCGGAGTTCACCGGGCGGATCTGCCCGGCGCCGTGCGAGTCGAGCTGCGTCCTGGGCATCAACCAGCCGCCGGTGACCATCAAGAACGTCGAGGTCACGATCGTCGACGAGGCCTTCGCCCGCGGGTTCGTCGTCCCGCTGATCCCCGACCGGCTGACGGGTCAGACGGTCGCCGTGGTCGGCTCGGGGCCGGCCGGCCTGGCCGCGGCGCAGCAGCTCACGCGTGCGGGGCACACCGTGGCGGTCTACGAGCGCGCCGACCGCGTCGGCGGCCTGCTGCGCTACGGGATCCCCGAGTTCAAGCTCGAGAAGCGGCACGTGGACCGCCGGATCGCCCAGATGGAGGCCGAGGGCACCGTGTTCCGGACCGGCGTCGAGGTGGGTGTCGACATCTCGGGGCGCGAGCTGCGCGACCGGTACGACGCCGTCCTGCTCGCGGTCGGCTCGACCACCGCCCGGGACCTCGTCGTGCCCGGCCGGGAGCTGGGTGGCATCCTCCAGGCGATGGCCTTCCTGCCCGACGCGAACCGTGTCGCCGTCGGCGACGTCGTCGAGGCGCAGGTCACCGCGGCAGGCAAGGACGTCGTCATCATCGGCGGCGGCGACACCGGGGCGGACTGCCTCGGGACGTCCCTGCGGCAGGGCGCGAGGTCGGTCGTCCAGCTGGAGATCATGCCGCACCCGCCCACCGCCCGGCCGGACGCCCAGCCGTGGCCGACGTACCCGATGCTCTACCGCGTCGCGAGCGCCCACGAGGAGGGTGGTGAGCGGCTGTACGCGGTCAGCACCCAGGAGTTCCGTGGCGACGACGACGGCAACGTGCGTGCGCTGCAGCTCGTCGAGGTGGCGATGGTCGACGGCCGGTTCGAGCAGGTCCCGGGGACGGAGCACGAGATCCCGGCCCAGCTCGTCCTGCTCGCCCTCGGCTTCACCGGGCCCGAGCAGGGCCCGCTGCTCGACCAGCTCGAGGTCGAGCTCGGCCCGCGCGGTGCTGTCGCGCGGGCGGACGACTTCGCGACCTCGGTCCCCGGTGTCTACGTCGCGGGCGACGCGGGTCGCGGTCAGTCCCTCGTCGTATGGGCGATCGCCGAGGGCCGGGCAGCTGCGGCCGCGGTGGACACCTACCTCACGGGTGGCACCGAGCTGCCCGCTCCGGTGGCGGCCACCACGATGTCGCTGCGACCGTAG
- the gltB gene encoding glutamate synthase large subunit encodes MSASPVIPGGLRAPSALGLYDPATERDACGFAFVATLRGTPGRDIVDAGLTALLNLDHRGAVGAEEDSGDGAGILTQIPDAFLRDVVDAELPPVGQYAIGLAFLPVEQDAMCAAMRAIEAIAAEEKLDVLAWRDVAVTVDLVGPTARSSMPAFRQLVVADPSRELAGVDLDRRTYRLRRRVEREVGVYFASLSSRTIVYKGMLTTGQLEPFFADLSDPRYASELALVHSRFSTNTFPSWPLAQPFRIVAHNGEINTVRGNRNWMSAREGTLESEALGDLAPLLPVCTPGGSDSGSFDEVLELLHLAGRPLPHAIMMMIPEAWEKHQQMDPARRAFYEYHSTLMEPWDGPAAMTFTDGTLIGAVQDRNGLRPGRFWVTEDGLVVLASEAGVLDLDPSTVVRKGRLEPGRMFLVDTGQGRIIEDDEVKAQLAAQRPYAQWVRENSISLDQLPEREHVRHSAASVRRRQRAFGYTEEELKIILGPIATNAAEPLGAMGSDTPVAVLSSRPRLLFDYFTQMFAQVTNPPLDAIREELVTALAGAIGPEPNLLDDTPLHARKLLLNFPVLDNDELAKIVHIDRDPQLAGVFRAITVRGLYKVDGGGAALEARLEEIFAQVDSAIAAGVSFIVLSDRDGDADLAPIPSLLLSSAVHHHLLRQRTRTRVSLVVEAGDVREVHHAALLIGYGAAAVNPYLAMESVEDLARSGYLPGVSPEKAVANLIKALGKGVLKVMSKMGISTIASYRGAQVFEAIGLSHALVDRYFAGTTSRLDGIGLDVIAAEVAARHADAYPASGNRQPHQRLAVGGEYQWRRDGEDHLFDPETVFRLQHATRTRQFDVFRQYSNRVNEQSKRLMTMRGLLTFRTGVRPAVPIDEVQPVSEIVKRFSTGAMSYGSISAEAHETLAVAMNSMGAKSNTGEGGEDTERLHDPARRSAIKQVASGRFGVTSEYLTNADDLQIKLAQGAKPGEGGQLPGHKVYPWIAATRHSTPGVGLISPPPHHDIYSIEDLAQLIHDLKNANPVARIHTKLVSEFGVGTIAAGVAKAHSDVILISGHDGGTGASPLTSLKHAGTPWELGLAETQQTLVLNNLRDRVVVQVDGQLKTGRDVLVGALLGAEEFGFATAPLVVSGCIMMRVCHLNTCPVGVATQDPELRERFTGKPEFVVTFFEYIAQEVRELLAELGFRSIEEAVGHVELLDTVPVITHWKAQGLDLEPVLAVPSPVEGSSLRHTTGQDHGLDRALDHQLIALAQPALDAGTPVHIALPVRNVNRTVGTLLGHEVTKRYGGAGLPDGTIDVEVTGSGGQSFGAFLPRGITLRLFGDVNDYVAKGLSGGRVVVRPDRNAVLTGEHNVIAGNVIGYGATSGEVFLRGLAGERFGVRNSGATLVVEGVGDHGCEYMTGGTVLVLGRTGRNFAAGMSGGAAYVLDLEPALVNIDAVRTGELSLDALDDDDAEVVESLLRRHLDETASPVAAQLLVDLAETRGRFTRVIPAQYVRVRRALAEAAADGRDIGAPGVWDEILTVAHG; translated from the coding sequence ATGTCCGCGTCGCCCGTGATCCCCGGTGGACTGCGTGCCCCGTCCGCACTCGGTCTGTACGACCCAGCGACCGAGCGTGACGCGTGCGGCTTCGCCTTCGTCGCGACCCTGCGGGGGACGCCCGGCCGCGACATCGTCGACGCCGGGCTGACGGCGCTGCTCAACCTCGACCACCGCGGCGCCGTGGGCGCCGAGGAGGACAGCGGCGACGGTGCGGGGATCCTCACCCAGATCCCGGACGCCTTCCTGCGCGACGTCGTCGACGCCGAGCTGCCGCCCGTCGGCCAGTACGCGATCGGCCTGGCGTTCCTGCCGGTCGAGCAGGACGCGATGTGCGCCGCGATGCGCGCGATCGAGGCGATCGCTGCCGAGGAGAAGCTCGACGTCCTCGCCTGGCGCGACGTCGCCGTGACCGTGGACCTCGTCGGGCCGACCGCGCGGTCGTCGATGCCGGCATTCCGCCAGCTCGTCGTCGCGGACCCGTCGCGTGAGCTCGCGGGCGTCGACCTCGACCGCCGCACGTACCGGCTGCGCAGGCGCGTGGAGCGCGAGGTCGGCGTGTACTTCGCGTCGCTGTCGTCCCGCACGATCGTCTACAAGGGCATGCTGACCACCGGCCAGCTCGAGCCCTTCTTCGCCGACCTGTCCGACCCGCGCTACGCGAGCGAGCTCGCGCTCGTGCACTCACGGTTCTCGACGAACACGTTCCCGTCGTGGCCGCTCGCCCAGCCGTTCCGCATCGTCGCGCACAACGGCGAGATCAACACCGTGCGCGGCAACCGCAACTGGATGTCGGCCCGCGAGGGGACGCTCGAGAGCGAGGCTCTGGGCGACCTGGCGCCGCTCCTCCCGGTCTGCACCCCGGGCGGCAGCGACTCCGGCAGCTTCGACGAGGTCCTCGAGCTCCTGCACCTCGCGGGGCGCCCGTTGCCGCACGCGATCATGATGATGATCCCCGAGGCGTGGGAGAAGCATCAGCAGATGGACCCCGCGCGGCGGGCCTTCTACGAGTACCACTCGACTCTGATGGAGCCGTGGGACGGTCCGGCGGCGATGACCTTCACCGACGGCACGCTCATCGGAGCGGTCCAGGACCGCAACGGGCTGCGTCCGGGACGTTTCTGGGTGACCGAGGACGGTCTGGTCGTGCTCGCGAGCGAGGCCGGTGTGCTTGACCTCGACCCCTCGACCGTGGTGCGCAAGGGTCGGCTCGAGCCGGGTCGGATGTTCCTCGTCGACACCGGGCAGGGTCGGATCATCGAGGACGACGAGGTCAAGGCGCAGCTCGCTGCGCAGCGGCCGTACGCGCAGTGGGTCCGGGAGAACTCGATCTCGCTCGACCAGCTCCCCGAGCGCGAGCACGTGCGCCACTCGGCTGCGTCGGTGCGTCGTCGCCAGCGCGCGTTCGGCTACACCGAGGAAGAGCTGAAGATCATCCTCGGGCCCATCGCCACGAACGCGGCGGAGCCGCTCGGCGCGATGGGCTCGGACACCCCGGTGGCCGTGCTGTCGAGCCGGCCGCGTCTGCTCTTCGACTACTTCACCCAGATGTTCGCGCAGGTCACGAACCCGCCGCTCGACGCGATCCGCGAAGAGCTCGTCACGGCGCTCGCCGGCGCGATCGGACCCGAGCCCAACCTGCTCGACGACACCCCGCTGCACGCGCGCAAGCTCCTGCTGAACTTCCCGGTGCTCGACAACGACGAGCTCGCCAAGATCGTGCACATCGACCGTGACCCCCAGCTCGCGGGTGTGTTCCGCGCGATCACCGTCCGCGGCCTGTACAAGGTCGACGGTGGCGGCGCCGCGCTCGAGGCACGACTCGAGGAGATCTTCGCGCAGGTCGACAGCGCGATCGCGGCCGGCGTGTCCTTCATCGTCCTGTCGGACCGTGACGGCGACGCCGACCTCGCACCGATCCCGTCGCTGCTGCTGTCGAGCGCCGTGCACCATCACCTGCTGCGTCAGCGCACCCGCACACGCGTCTCGCTCGTGGTCGAGGCGGGCGACGTCCGCGAGGTGCACCACGCCGCGCTGCTCATCGGATACGGCGCGGCCGCGGTCAACCCGTACCTCGCGATGGAGAGCGTCGAGGACCTGGCACGCAGCGGCTACCTGCCGGGTGTCTCGCCCGAGAAGGCCGTCGCGAACCTCATCAAGGCGCTCGGCAAGGGCGTCCTGAAGGTCATGTCGAAGATGGGCATCTCGACGATCGCGTCCTACCGCGGCGCGCAGGTGTTCGAGGCGATCGGGCTCTCGCACGCGCTCGTCGACCGGTACTTCGCCGGCACGACCAGCAGGCTGGACGGCATCGGGCTCGACGTCATCGCTGCCGAGGTCGCGGCGCGGCACGCCGACGCGTACCCGGCGAGCGGCAACCGGCAGCCGCACCAGCGTCTCGCGGTCGGCGGCGAGTACCAGTGGCGGCGCGACGGCGAGGACCACCTGTTCGACCCCGAGACCGTGTTCCGGCTGCAGCACGCGACCCGGACCCGGCAGTTCGACGTGTTCCGCCAGTACTCGAACCGCGTCAACGAGCAGTCGAAGCGGCTCATGACGATGCGCGGCCTCCTGACGTTCCGGACGGGGGTGCGCCCCGCGGTCCCGATCGACGAGGTCCAGCCGGTCAGCGAGATCGTCAAGCGGTTCAGCACGGGCGCGATGTCCTACGGCTCGATCTCCGCCGAGGCCCACGAGACCCTCGCGGTCGCGATGAACTCGATGGGTGCGAAGTCCAACACCGGCGAGGGCGGCGAGGACACCGAGCGCCTCCACGACCCCGCCCGTCGGAGCGCCATCAAGCAGGTCGCCTCCGGTCGGTTCGGCGTCACCTCGGAGTACCTGACGAACGCCGACGACCTCCAGATCAAGCTCGCGCAGGGCGCGAAGCCGGGTGAGGGCGGTCAGCTGCCGGGTCACAAGGTGTACCCGTGGATCGCCGCGACCCGGCACTCGACGCCTGGGGTCGGCCTCATCTCGCCGCCGCCGCACCACGACATCTACTCGATCGAGGACCTCGCCCAGCTGATCCACGACCTGAAGAACGCCAACCCGGTCGCGCGCATCCACACGAAGCTGGTCAGCGAGTTCGGCGTCGGCACGATCGCCGCCGGGGTCGCGAAGGCCCACTCGGACGTCATCCTCATCTCGGGTCACGACGGGGGCACCGGCGCGAGCCCGCTCACGTCGCTCAAGCACGCCGGCACGCCGTGGGAGCTCGGGCTCGCCGAGACCCAGCAGACGCTCGTGCTCAACAACCTGCGGGACCGCGTCGTCGTGCAGGTCGACGGACAGCTGAAGACCGGCCGGGACGTCCTGGTCGGAGCGCTGCTCGGCGCCGAGGAGTTCGGCTTCGCGACGGCTCCGCTGGTCGTCTCGGGCTGCATCATGATGCGCGTCTGCCACCTGAACACGTGCCCGGTCGGGGTCGCGACCCAGGACCCCGAGCTGCGCGAGCGGTTCACGGGCAAGCCGGAGTTCGTCGTGACGTTCTTCGAGTACATCGCCCAGGAGGTGCGCGAGCTGCTCGCCGAGCTCGGCTTCCGCAGCATCGAGGAGGCCGTCGGCCACGTCGAGCTGCTCGACACCGTGCCGGTCATCACGCACTGGAAGGCCCAGGGCCTCGACCTCGAGCCGGTGCTGGCCGTCCCGTCGCCCGTCGAGGGCTCCTCGCTGCGGCACACGACGGGTCAGGACCACGGCCTCGACCGTGCGCTCGACCACCAGCTCATCGCGCTCGCGCAGCCCGCGCTGGACGCCGGGACGCCGGTCCACATCGCGCTCCCGGTCCGCAACGTCAACCGCACCGTCGGCACGCTGCTCGGGCACGAGGTCACGAAGCGCTACGGCGGCGCGGGCCTGCCCGACGGCACGATCGACGTCGAGGTCACGGGTTCCGGCGGGCAGTCGTTCGGCGCCTTCCTGCCGCGCGGCATCACGCTGCGGCTCTTCGGCGACGTCAACGACTACGTCGCCAAGGGCCTGTCGGGCGGCCGCGTCGTCGTGCGCCCCGACCGCAACGCGGTGCTGACGGGCGAGCACAACGTCATCGCCGGCAACGTCATCGGCTACGGCGCGACCTCGGGTGAGGTCTTCCTCCGCGGGCTCGCGGGCGAGCGTTTCGGGGTCCGCAACTCGGGCGCGACGCTGGTCGTCGAGGGCGTCGGGGACCACGGCTGCGAGTACATGACGGGCGGGACGGTGCTCGTGCTCGGGCGGACGGGGCGCAACTTCGCCGCCGGCATGTCGGGTGGGGCGGCGTACGTGCTGGACCTCGAGCCTGCCCTCGTCAACATCGACGCCGTGCGCACGGGCGAGCTGTCGCTCGACGCGCTCGACGACGACGACGCCGAGGTGGTCGAGAGCCTGCTGCGGCGCCACCTCGACGAGACGGCCTCCCCGGTCGCCGCCCAGCTTCTCGTCGACCTCGCCGAGACCCGTGGCCGGTTCACGCGCGTCATCCCCGCCCAGTACGTGCGGGTGCGTCGCGCGCTCGCCGAGGCCGCGGCCGACGGCCGGGACATCGGCGCGCCGGGAGTGTGGGACGAGATCTTGACGGTGGCCCATGGCTGA